Proteins encoded by one window of Primulina huaijiensis isolate GDHJ02 chromosome 1, ASM1229523v2, whole genome shotgun sequence:
- the LOC140990268 gene encoding GDSL esterase/lipase At5g03980-like, with product MAHQRALAAFLFLVCCASLSIVNAHLLKVCKFDRIYQLGDSISDTGNLIREYPIGVNTAFARLPYGETFFKNATGRCSNGFLMIDYIAKDAGLPLLSPYRNSTADFKHGVNFAVAGSTALSSQVLASKKILNPVTNSSLDVQLGWMSSHFDSICFDHRDCVEKLHDALFMVGEIGGNDYNYAIFQGKSIEELKSMVPDIVNTIMEGVKKVIGFGATRVVVPGNFPIGCLPIYQTAFRSNVSIAYDENQCLKQLNDFATYHNQQLQQAIHKLQREIPNAMIIYGDYYNAYQFLLNFARFYGFDTERACCGIGGKYNFDLTRMCGADGVEVCSDPHRYMSWDGVHLTQEGYKIMSAWLINEIFHKFHCHF from the exons ATGGCTCATCAACGGGCTCTCGCCGCCTTCTTGTTTCTTGTTTGTTGTGCTTCACTATCCATTGTTAATGCTCATCTATTGAAAGTTTGCAAGTTTGATCGGATCTATCAGCTTGGAGATTCGATTTCTGACACTGGAAATTTGATACGTGAGTATCCTATCGGAGTCAACACTGCCTTCGCAAGACTTCCCTATGGTGAAACTTTTTTCAAGAACGCCACGGGTCGTTGTTCGAATGGTTTTCTTATGATCGACTATAtag CCAAGGATGCTGGTCTTCCATTGCTTTCGCCTTACAGAAACTCAACAGCAGACTTCAAGCATGGAGTCAACTTTGCGGTTGCAGGCTCTACCGCGTTATCATCACAAGTTCTGGCAAGCAAAAAAATTCTGAATCCTGTCACGAATTCTTCTCTCGATGTACAGTTGGGTTGGATGTCGTCTCATTTCGATTCTATCTGCTTTGATCATAGAG ATTGTGTTGAGAAACTTCATGATGCCCTTTTCATGGTTGGAGAAATCGGTGGGAATGATTACAACTACGCAATCTTTCAAGGCAAATCGATTGAAGAGCTAAAAAGCATGGTGCCGGATATTGTTAATACCATTATGGAGGGAGTCAAG AAAGTGATTGGTTTTGGGGCTACGAGAGTGGTGGTTCCGGGAAACTTCCCCATCGGCTGCCTCCCAATCTACCAAACGGCTTTCCGGTCCAATGTCTCCATAGCATATGATGAGAACCAATGCCTTAAACAGTTGAATGACTTTGCAACATACCACAACCAGCAACTCCAACAAGCCATCCACAAACTACAACGAGAGATACCAAATGCCATGATCATCTATGGAGATTATTACAACGCCTATCAATTTCTGCTCAACTTTGCACGATTTTACG GATTTGATACGGAAAGGGCTTGTTGTGGGATTGGAGGCAAATACAATTTCGACTTGACAAGAATGTGTGGAGCTGATGGTGTTGAAGTTTGCTCGGATCCTCATCGATACATGAGTTGGGACGGAGTGCATTTAACTCAAGAAGGATACAAGATCATGTCGGCTTGGTTGATTAATGAAATCTTCCACAAGTTTCATTGTCATTTCTGA